ATAAAATATGAGAACTTTCCTTTTTTGTTCTCAGCAAGATATATTCCGGTAAGTATTCCAAACGGAATGGATAAAATACAGGCAATTGATATAAGGATAAATGTCCCGATGATTGCATTTGAAATCCCTCCGCCGGTTTCTCCGACAGGACGGGGCAGATTCGTGATGAACTGCCAGCTTATGAATGAAATCCCGTTTCTGATTATATAAAAAAGTATGAAAAGCAGCGGTAATATCGCGACAAGAGAAAGTGCTATTATGAAACTCTTGAAGATATGATCTTTTAATATTCTTATAGTTGGTTTTGCGTCATTCATTTTGTGTTCAGATACTCATTCTGTTTATTATATATTTTCCGGCCATGTTTATTATGATGGTTATAATTAAAAGAAGAAGCGCTATTTCAACCAGCGATGAGACATAAAGGTTCCCTGACGCTTCTGCAAATTCATTTGCTATTATGCTTGCCATTGTGTTGCCGGGACCAAAGATATCTTTTGGCAGAAAATTGGAATTTCCAATAACCATTGTAACAGCCATCGTTTCGCCGAGAGCCCTGCCAAGCGCAAGAAGAATACCTGCAAATATCCCGGACCTGACATATGGTACGATTATTTTCCTTATCACCTCATACCTCGTAGCACCCAGGGAATAGGCAGCTTCCTTTATGTCAGTGGGTACAAGGGTTATAACCTCTCTTGCCACTGAGGCTGAATAAGGGATTATCATAATTGAAAGTATGATAGAGGCAGTCGCGATGCCAATACCGAACGGAGCTATGTTAAATTTAATTTCAATCTCCCTTACAACAGGTACGAGAATGAATAGTCCCCAGAAACCATAAATAACAGAAGGGATACCGGCAAGAAGCTCTATCATACTGCTGATGAATGTTGAAAAAATGCCTTTCCTGAAATACTCTCCCAGGAAAATTGCTATTGCGATAGAAAAAACCATAGCAATGATTACTGCAATAAAAGACGTAAGCAGTGTCCCTGCTATAAATGGAAGTGCCCCGAACTCATTGGCAACAGGGTCCCATGTTTTGCCTGAAATGAATTTTAAACCGAATTTTTTTATTGAAGGAAGAGATTCAATCAGCAGCGTCACAAATGTCGCAATGAGTAAGAACATTGTACAAATTGCTGAAAAGAAAAGCGCTTTATTGAACACAAATTCTGCGCTGAAGCGTTTTCTGATTTTATCAAAGACTTTACTCATTAAATGTGTTCCCAAAGTTTTTGGAACATATATCATTTCACTGTAATTCTTCAAATTATTTTTTGCCATAGCTCTTAAATTAAAGATAGACCATGCCCAAAGTGGTGATAACTCTCTGCGTTAAGGAGGAGGTAGGGCCGGACTTCGTTAATTACTTTGATATGGATTATCCTGCTCTGTCTATTGGTAAAAGCAGGGTAAAAATAGTGCCATTCCCGGGGCCAGATTTAACATCAATCACGCCCCCGTATTTTTCAATTATTGTGTAAGCAACGGAAAGCCCCAGCCCTTTACCTTTCCCTACTCCTTTTGTTGTGAAGAAAGGCTGGAAAACTCTATTTCCTATTTCCGGGCTGATCCCGTTACCTGTATCTGAGACTTTGAAGATTATAACTTTATTATTATAAGTGCATGTAGAAACCTCTATTGTGCCTCCCTTGTCTTCAATCGCCTGCATTGCGTTTATCAGGAGATTCAGAACACAGTGGGCTATCTCACCCTTGTTCCCATAAAATTTAGGGAGTGAGAATAAGAGGTTTCTTTTTATAATTATGTTCATGAATGATAACTGTGCTTCCAGCAATTTCAATAATTCTTCTATGACTTCATTTAAGTCAAAATGAACATGGGGGCCGGGACGGGAATGTACAGAAAATCTCAGCATTTCTTCTACGATTAACTTGCATCTTGAACCTCCTTTTTTAGCAGTCGAAACCCATTGAGATCTTTTCTTTTCAGATTTTATAAGCTTCCTGAATCTGCATTTTATTTCCTTTATCTTTTCTTCATCTTTTATTGATTCAAGGCAGATTCTCATGATCTTTGCACATTCTTTCCTGCTCCCGTTCTCAAGAGATGCTATCAGACCAAGGTTTGTCAGAACGCCGGTTAAGGGACTATTTATTTCATGAGCAAGCCCGCCGGCGAGAACAGCAAGCGCGGACATCATTTCAGAATGATAGAGTTTAGCGACATAGGGCTCGAGAAATCCGGGCTTGCTCATGTATTCTTTAATATTGAAGTTTCCCCCGTATGAGTTGGAGGATTCTTCATATGTGAGGTTTTT
The sequence above is drawn from the Candidatus Schekmanbacteria bacterium genome and encodes:
- the pstC gene encoding phosphate ABC transporter permease subunit PstC, which codes for MSKVFDKIRKRFSAEFVFNKALFFSAICTMFLLIATFVTLLIESLPSIKKFGLKFISGKTWDPVANEFGALPFIAGTLLTSFIAVIIAMVFSIAIAIFLGEYFRKGIFSTFISSMIELLAGIPSVIYGFWGLFILVPVVREIEIKFNIAPFGIGIATASIILSIMIIPYSASVAREVITLVPTDIKEAAYSLGATRYEVIRKIIVPYVRSGIFAGILLALGRALGETMAVTMVIGNSNFLPKDIFGPGNTMASIIANEFAEASGNLYVSSLVEIALLLLIITIIINMAGKYIINRMSI